The Lycium barbarum isolate Lr01 chromosome 12, ASM1917538v2, whole genome shotgun sequence genome includes a region encoding these proteins:
- the LOC132622425 gene encoding agamous-like MADS-box protein TM6: MGRGKIEIKKIENSTNRQVTYSKRRNGIFKKAKELTVLCDAKISLIMLSSTRKFHEYTSPNTTTKKMIDQYQSTLGVDIWSTHYEKMQENLKRLKEINNKLRREIRQRTGEDMSGLNLQELCHLQESITESVAEIRERKYHVIKNQTDTCKKRVRNFEERHGNLVLDLEAKCEDPKYGVVENEEHYNSAVAFANGVHNLYAFRLQSVHPNLQNDGGFGSRGLSLS, from the exons ATGGGTCGTGGAAAAATTGAGATCAAGAAGATTGAAAACTCGACAAACAGACAGGTCACTTACTCCAAGAGAAGAAATGGTATTTTCAAGAAAGCTAAAGAACTTACTGTTCTTTGTGATGCTAAGATCTCTCTCATTATGCTCTCTAGCACCAGGAAATTCCATGAGTACACCAGCCCTAACACTAC GACAAAAAAGATGATAGATCAGTATCAGAGTACACTTGGAGTTGATATTTGGAGCACTCACTACGAG AAAATGCAAGAGAACTTGAAGAGATTGAAAGAGATCAATAACAAGCTAAGAAGAGAGATAAG GCAGAGAACAGGGGAAGACATGAGCGGGCTCAATTTGCAGGAACTTTGCCACTTGCAGGAGAGCATCACTGAATCTGTAGCTGAGATACGTGAAAGAAAG TACCACGTGATCAAGAATCAAACAGATACCTGCAAGAAGAGG GTGAGGAACTTCGAAGAGCGACATGGAAACCTCGTACTTGACTTG GAAGCAAAATGTGAAGATCCAAAGTATGGTGTAGTGGAGAATGAGGAGCACTACAACTCTGCTGTGGCATTTGCCAATGGTGTACACAACCTTTACGCGTTTCGCCTACAATCGGTTCACCCCAATCTTCAAAATGATGGTGGATTTGGTTCTCGTGGTCTAAGTCTCTCTTGA